The following proteins are co-located in the Pyrobaculum calidifontis JCM 11548 genome:
- the cyaB gene encoding class IV adenylate cyclase, which yields MLEVEVKYRARLGEVRGRVLALGFSPWGVSEEVDTYFQHPCRDFAATDEALRVRVSGRSAVLTYKGPRVGAGAKTRVEVSTSAEPSVVELLEKLGFAKVAVVKKRREYYEGLGVLVSLDEVEGLGEFVEIEKVVAREEDILGAVEELRRIASLLGLVEEVKETYLELVLKHTANRQ from the coding sequence ATGCTAGAGGTGGAGGTTAAGTACCGCGCCCGCCTTGGCGAAGTTAGGGGAAGGGTTTTGGCTTTGGGCTTTTCTCCTTGGGGCGTCTCTGAGGAGGTGGACACATACTTCCAGCACCCTTGTAGAGACTTCGCCGCCACGGACGAGGCCCTCCGGGTCAGAGTGTCGGGGCGCTCTGCTGTTTTGACATATAAGGGGCCTAGAGTAGGCGCCGGCGCCAAGACCCGCGTTGAAGTTTCCACGTCAGCGGAGCCCTCAGTTGTCGAGCTGTTGGAGAAGCTTGGCTTTGCAAAAGTGGCCGTGGTTAAGAAGCGGCGAGAGTACTACGAGGGGCTTGGGGTCTTGGTCTCTCTGGACGAGGTGGAGGGGCTGGGGGAGTTCGTGGAGATTGAGAAGGTGGTTGCCAGAGAGGAGGACATACTGGGCGCGGTGGAGGAGCTGAGGCGCATAGCCTCCCTCCTAGGCCTCGTGGAAGAGGTCAAAGAGACATACCTAGAGCTGGTGTTGAAGCACACTGCGAATAGGCAGTAG
- a CDS encoding ATP-dependent DNA ligase, with protein MQFGELAKVLAAVESTTQRTTMVKLLTSLFKKAKPEEIDKIVYFILGDLRPPWEGVELGVAEKLCIRAISKATGLSAAELEGWYKKSGDVGEVARRALAAGKRPTLLAFAQQKPLEVAEVYDTLLKVAKAAGEGAQDLKVSLLSSLFSRASPEEAKYIARFVVGKLRLGVADMTLIEALSEAFGVSKEGLERAYHVYPDLGRLARHVAEGRPLEEIKITPGVPVLPMLAQRLSSASEILAKLGGTAICEYKYDGERAQIHLREGSVKIFSRRLEDITHAYPDVAKAVKEAVKAREAILEGEIVAVDPDTGEMLPFQELMHRKRKHDVAEAMEAYPAVLYLFDLLYVDGEDLTTQPLIYRRLRLSEVVEEGGDVYIAKWGMFDGAEDVDLFFHEAVSLGTEGLICKSPTSTYEMGARGWNWIKYKRDYRSEMIDTVDLVVVGAFHGRGKRAGLYGAFLLAAYDPSTDMFYTVCKVGSGFTDADLRRMYDMLQPLKIPHRHPRVVSKMQPDVWFVPQVVIEVIGAEITLSPLHTCCIGAVKPGVGLAIRFPRFTGRYRTDKRPEDATTTKELVEMYQRQKKVPTT; from the coding sequence ATGCAATTCGGCGAGTTGGCCAAGGTCTTAGCTGCCGTGGAGAGCACGACGCAGCGGACCACCATGGTGAAGCTACTCACCTCGCTCTTTAAAAAGGCCAAACCGGAGGAGATCGATAAAATTGTATACTTCATCCTGGGCGATTTGAGACCCCCCTGGGAGGGGGTAGAGCTGGGTGTGGCCGAGAAGCTCTGCATCCGCGCCATCTCAAAGGCCACCGGCCTCTCGGCCGCGGAGCTCGAGGGGTGGTACAAGAAGAGCGGAGACGTGGGCGAAGTCGCGAGGAGAGCCCTGGCGGCGGGCAAGAGGCCCACTCTCCTGGCCTTCGCCCAGCAGAAGCCGCTGGAGGTGGCCGAGGTTTACGACACCTTGCTCAAGGTGGCCAAGGCCGCGGGAGAGGGGGCCCAGGACTTGAAGGTGTCTCTCCTCTCCTCGCTCTTCTCCCGCGCCTCGCCCGAGGAGGCCAAGTACATCGCCCGATTTGTAGTTGGGAAGCTCAGGCTGGGAGTAGCCGACATGACTCTCATAGAGGCCCTCTCCGAGGCCTTCGGCGTGTCTAAGGAGGGGCTTGAGAGAGCTTACCACGTCTACCCCGACCTAGGCCGCCTGGCGAGACATGTGGCAGAGGGGAGGCCGCTGGAGGAGATAAAAATCACGCCGGGGGTCCCTGTTCTCCCCATGCTAGCCCAGCGCCTCTCCTCGGCGTCGGAGATCTTGGCGAAGCTAGGCGGCACGGCCATCTGCGAGTACAAATACGACGGGGAGAGGGCCCAGATACACCTAAGAGAGGGCTCGGTGAAAATATTCAGCAGGAGGCTTGAGGACATTACCCACGCATACCCCGACGTGGCCAAGGCCGTGAAAGAGGCGGTCAAGGCGAGGGAGGCCATACTGGAGGGCGAAATTGTGGCAGTGGACCCAGACACCGGGGAGATGTTGCCATTCCAAGAGCTTATGCACCGGAAGCGGAAACACGACGTGGCTGAGGCAATGGAGGCCTACCCCGCAGTCCTCTACCTCTTCGACCTCTTGTACGTAGACGGGGAGGATTTAACCACCCAGCCCCTCATCTACAGGAGGCTACGCCTATCCGAGGTAGTAGAGGAGGGGGGAGACGTCTACATAGCCAAGTGGGGAATGTTCGACGGCGCGGAGGATGTGGACTTGTTCTTCCACGAGGCCGTCTCCCTGGGCACAGAGGGCCTCATCTGCAAATCCCCCACTTCCACATACGAGATGGGGGCCAGGGGCTGGAACTGGATTAAGTACAAGAGAGACTACAGAAGCGAAATGATAGACACAGTAGACCTAGTGGTAGTGGGCGCTTTCCACGGCAGAGGAAAAAGGGCAGGCCTCTACGGGGCGTTTCTGCTGGCGGCCTACGACCCCTCAACCGACATGTTTTACACAGTGTGCAAAGTCGGTAGCGGATTCACAGACGCAGACCTCCGCAGGATGTACGACATGCTCCAGCCCCTCAAAATACCCCACAGACATCCAAGAGTAGTCTCCAAAATGCAGCCAGACGTCTGGTTCGTGCCCCAGGTGGTGATAGAGGTGATAGGCGCAGAGATCACCCTCTCACCCCTCCACACGTGTTGTATAGGCGCGGTGAAGCCCGGCGTGGGGCTCGCCATTAGATTCCCACGATTCACCGGCCGCTACAGGACAGACAAAAGGCCAGAAGACGCCACAACCACAAAAGAGCTCGTGGAAATGTACCAACGCCAAAAGAAAGTACCAACCACCTAA
- a CDS encoding beta-CASP ribonuclease aCPSF1, which yields MSYLEVESKVKSILSGVEVAKVSFEGPNLCIYVRRPLDVAFDLVGEVAKALKKRVVLRADESSRLPEKRARQVISEVLDGVEEVVFEKSGDVYVYLSKPARGAELREAAREIFVKTGWRAVIESGVPRGGEKIPAHEVLAVRQIFHGAYEQRRELMERLARFIHQEPVVKEGPITVTFLGGAMEVGRSAVLVSTGESNVLLDCGLKPVQDDEDFPLLDMLDLDRLDAVVLTHAHMDHVGCLPLLYKYGYRGPVYATDPTKYQAYILLMDYVELKEREGGLPSFSRADVEAVIYHTITLDYEEVTDITPDIKLTFYDAGHEIGSAMAHLHIGNGRYNILYTGDFKYGKTRLLNRAVNKFKRVEMLIMESTYGGRDDVQPPRVEAENALAKHVAETVAKGGKVLIPAFSTGRGQEILYILNKMMEGGLIPRVPIYVDGMIVETLNVYLMYPHYLNPEVAEEIYSGVNPFTTSGAVVIVDRAKRVEDRINQVAKIAQSEEPAVIIAPHGMLNGGPILDYFAQLAPDERNKLIFVSYQAEGTLGRRILNGEREFTVRSLTAGEIKVQMRMEAASIPGFSGHSDRRELMKYVEHIEPKPKKIVLIHGEPSKIISLATSIELKYKITTVVPKVGERIRAL from the coding sequence GTGTCTTATCTTGAGGTTGAGAGTAAGGTAAAGTCTATTCTCTCAGGGGTGGAGGTGGCCAAGGTGAGTTTTGAAGGCCCAAACCTCTGTATCTATGTCAGAAGGCCGTTGGACGTGGCTTTTGACTTAGTCGGAGAAGTGGCTAAGGCGTTGAAAAAGAGGGTGGTTCTGAGGGCCGACGAGTCTAGCCGCCTGCCTGAGAAGAGGGCTAGGCAAGTGATTTCGGAGGTGTTGGACGGGGTTGAGGAGGTGGTGTTTGAGAAAAGTGGCGATGTGTATGTCTATCTCTCAAAGCCGGCGAGGGGGGCCGAGCTTAGGGAGGCGGCCCGTGAAATTTTTGTAAAAACGGGATGGAGGGCAGTTATCGAGAGCGGCGTGCCGAGGGGCGGCGAGAAAATACCTGCGCACGAGGTGCTTGCCGTGAGACAGATCTTCCACGGCGCTTATGAGCAGAGGAGGGAGCTCATGGAGAGACTTGCCAGGTTTATTCACCAAGAACCCGTGGTTAAAGAGGGGCCTATCACCGTGACCTTCCTCGGCGGAGCCATGGAGGTGGGGCGGAGCGCCGTGCTTGTCAGCACCGGCGAAAGCAACGTCTTGCTCGACTGCGGCCTCAAGCCTGTCCAAGACGATGAGGACTTCCCTCTGTTGGACATGCTGGACTTAGACCGCCTAGACGCCGTCGTTTTAACGCACGCCCACATGGACCACGTGGGCTGTCTGCCCCTGTTGTATAAGTACGGCTACCGCGGCCCAGTATACGCGACTGACCCGACCAAGTACCAGGCCTACATCCTCTTGATGGACTATGTGGAGTTGAAGGAGAGGGAGGGGGGCTTGCCCAGCTTTTCGAGAGCCGACGTGGAGGCTGTGATATATCACACAATTACGTTGGACTACGAGGAGGTGACGGACATCACGCCTGACATCAAGCTCACTTTCTACGACGCCGGCCACGAGATAGGCTCAGCGATGGCGCACTTACACATTGGAAATGGGAGGTACAACATACTCTACACTGGGGATTTCAAGTACGGTAAGACCAGGCTTTTGAACAGGGCTGTGAACAAGTTTAAGCGGGTGGAGATGTTGATCATGGAGTCCACCTACGGGGGTAGAGACGACGTCCAGCCGCCGAGGGTGGAGGCAGAGAACGCCTTGGCTAAACACGTCGCAGAGACTGTGGCTAAGGGCGGGAAGGTCCTCATTCCCGCCTTTAGCACTGGGAGAGGGCAGGAGATACTCTACATACTGAATAAGATGATGGAGGGAGGCCTCATTCCCAGGGTCCCCATCTACGTAGACGGCATGATTGTGGAGACGTTGAACGTCTACCTCATGTACCCGCACTACCTAAACCCAGAGGTGGCCGAAGAAATATACAGTGGGGTGAATCCATTTACCACGTCGGGCGCCGTGGTTATTGTAGATAGGGCTAAGCGGGTTGAGGATAGGATAAACCAGGTGGCTAAGATAGCCCAGAGCGAGGAGCCAGCCGTCATAATAGCGCCTCATGGCATGTTAAACGGCGGACCTATCCTGGACTACTTCGCCCAGCTCGCACCGGACGAGAGAAACAAGCTCATCTTTGTCTCATACCAAGCGGAGGGGACCTTGGGGAGGAGGATACTAAACGGGGAGAGGGAATTCACTGTGCGTAGCTTGACTGCGGGCGAGATCAAGGTACAGATGAGGATGGAGGCGGCGTCGATACCGGGGTTCTCGGGCCACAGCGATAGGAGAGAGCTTATGAAGTACGTCGAACACATAGAGCCAAAGCCAAAGAAAATTGTGCTTATACACGGCGAGCCGTCGAAGATCATCAGCCTAGCCACCTCCATCGAGCTCAAGTACAAGATCACGACTGTTGTGCCAAAGGTCGGCGAGAGGATCAGGGCTCTATAA
- a CDS encoding AMMECR1 domain-containing protein yields the protein MLGQLLVSHARLSMVHKLRGLALPEPPEALLGLKYGVFVTVEGIVRSGGYERREVRGSLGTVFPMQDLGHDVARIAARLAVSIPRFTEFDLRRSVVEVTLVEGLSEWDGDLSNFAWGREGVYVEAGERRFVVLPQTIIERRLFGEALLRYVESMGGAGGTLYKFSTRIFYEVRPEGEVIERELWKSRVIKQFVR from the coding sequence ATGCTTGGACAGCTCTTGGTCTCACACGCCCGTCTCTCCATGGTTCACAAGCTCCGGGGCCTCGCACTTCCCGAGCCGCCTGAGGCCCTCCTAGGCCTTAAGTACGGTGTGTTTGTCACTGTGGAGGGGATTGTGAGGTCCGGCGGCTACGAGAGGCGGGAGGTGCGGGGCTCGCTTGGCACTGTCTTCCCAATGCAAGACTTGGGGCACGACGTCGCCCGCATAGCGGCTAGGCTCGCCGTATCTATCCCACGCTTCACCGAGTTCGACCTGCGCCGCTCTGTCGTCGAGGTAACTCTCGTAGAGGGCCTCTCGGAGTGGGACGGCGACCTGTCTAACTTCGCCTGGGGTCGGGAAGGCGTGTATGTGGAGGCTGGGGAGCGGCGCTTTGTCGTCCTCCCCCAGACTATCATTGAGCGGAGGCTGTTCGGCGAGGCGCTCCTCCGCTACGTGGAGTCCATGGGCGGGGCGGGGGGCACCCTTTACAAGTTCTCTACCAGAATTTTCTACGAGGTTAGGCCCGAGGGGGAGGTAATTGAGCGAGAGCTGTGGAAGTCGCGTGTAATAAAGCAATTTGTGCGTTAA
- the cysS gene encoding cysteine--tRNA ligase: MRIYNTATRQVEEFTTYTPGLARGYVCGITPYDHVHVGHGRVYVFFDMFRRYLESLGYEVRLVVNFTDIDDKIIAKAREEFGPEAYKRWREVPERYIAEFFEVSKRLFIKPAYAYPRVTENVDDMVKWISALVEKGFAYVAPDGSVYFEVGKVPNYGVLSRQRIEELIAGARVEPEPGKRNPLDFALWKSWSPGEPWWNSPWCPGRPGWHLECVVMSTKHLGVPFDFHGGGADLIFPHHENEIAIAKAYFGVDNFAKYWIHVGYLTVRGEKMSKSLGNVITLREVLSKYSGEALRLAYAMSHYRKPMEFSFELLDQAEDIVKTLYTAYDELSQAVADAGDADRERVDIGNFKAAFYSALEDDFSTPEAVQQLYAAAKYIISTVLHKVDKLSKNTVLAILADYVKMADVIGVLERREVAKEVEEAVKALVEVRARLRSERLYQLADYVRERAKALGAELHDFGPRTYYTIRRRG, translated from the coding sequence ATGCGCATCTACAATACGGCGACTAGGCAGGTGGAGGAGTTTACGACTTATACGCCGGGCCTTGCCAGAGGCTATGTCTGTGGCATTACTCCATATGACCACGTCCACGTGGGGCATGGGAGAGTGTATGTCTTCTTTGACATGTTTAGGCGGTACCTCGAGTCTTTGGGGTACGAGGTCCGCCTCGTGGTAAATTTCACGGACATAGATGACAAGATCATCGCAAAGGCTAGGGAGGAGTTTGGCCCTGAGGCTTATAAAAGGTGGAGGGAGGTGCCTGAGCGGTACATCGCGGAGTTCTTCGAGGTGTCTAAGCGCCTTTTCATAAAGCCCGCCTACGCCTACCCCAGAGTCACGGAGAACGTAGACGACATGGTGAAGTGGATATCTGCGCTAGTGGAGAAGGGCTTTGCCTACGTGGCCCCAGACGGCTCTGTCTACTTCGAGGTGGGGAAGGTGCCCAACTACGGGGTTCTCTCTAGGCAGAGGATAGAGGAGCTGATTGCAGGCGCGAGAGTCGAGCCTGAGCCTGGGAAGAGGAACCCCCTCGACTTCGCCTTGTGGAAGAGCTGGAGTCCGGGGGAGCCTTGGTGGAATTCGCCTTGGTGCCCCGGGAGGCCTGGGTGGCACCTCGAGTGCGTGGTGATGTCCACTAAGCACTTGGGCGTCCCCTTCGACTTCCACGGGGGCGGCGCCGACCTCATCTTCCCCCACCACGAGAACGAGATCGCCATTGCAAAGGCCTACTTTGGGGTAGACAACTTTGCCAAATATTGGATACACGTGGGGTATCTCACCGTTAGGGGGGAGAAGATGTCGAAGTCCCTCGGCAATGTGATTACACTTAGGGAGGTGTTGTCTAAGTACAGCGGGGAGGCCCTCCGCCTGGCCTACGCCATGAGCCACTACAGGAAGCCCATGGAGTTTAGCTTCGAGCTCCTCGACCAGGCGGAGGACATAGTCAAGACTTTATACACTGCGTATGACGAGCTGAGCCAGGCGGTGGCCGATGCGGGAGACGCCGACAGAGAGCGGGTGGACATCGGCAACTTCAAGGCGGCGTTTTACAGCGCCTTGGAGGACGACTTCTCTACCCCAGAGGCGGTGCAACAGCTCTACGCTGCGGCTAAGTACATCATATCCACGGTGTTACACAAGGTGGACAAGTTGTCGAAGAACACCGTGCTGGCCATCCTCGCCGACTATGTGAAAATGGCCGACGTAATAGGCGTGCTTGAGAGGAGGGAGGTGGCTAAGGAGGTGGAGGAGGCGGTGAAGGCCCTTGTAGAAGTGCGGGCCAGGTTGCGTAGCGAGAGGCTTTACCAACTGGCCGACTACGTGAGAGAGCGGGCCAAGGCGCTGGGGGCGGAGCTCCACGACTTTGGCCCAAGGACGTATTACACCATTCGCCGCCGGGGCTAA